From the Solanum stenotomum isolate F172 chromosome 4, ASM1918654v1, whole genome shotgun sequence genome, one window contains:
- the LOC125863043 gene encoding AUGMIN subunit 4 isoform X1 yields the protein MGRGLGSQNLPADVTQLIDQLDRHCLAPDGSLISKSAHYDLQLAREEMSKERQRYLESLAIYIEATAMVEDYQQAISVANLGGMRDVQGLYSQLGLKNPPQVYEALEHRMVVAEAAQRLRLPLISKDGEIHEEEIEKWSIMSRSSFDSTSTSITLSSSSNSAYQTNASAIGAAPAASCASTTSTTDATEPDVGGVSNRFLGITPAYLWQSQLHQMSSVDVAEYQRLLSREIGSRFDAKCDKLADAVAIDDIDISAANQNSAARLPERVKLITEEIEREEEAWRDDLYSSNRKFAEYYNVLEQILGVLIKLVKDIKLDHQHKYDELQKTWLCKRCETMRAKLRVLEHVLLLDTYTPETIPALHKIRKYLIEATEEASLAYEKAASRLREYQGVDPHFDEIARQYHDIVKKLESMQWTINQVEMDLNPLPAHSST from the exons ATGGGTAGAGGATTGGGTTCGCAAAACTTGCCGGCGGACGTCACACAGCTGATCGATCAGTTAGACCGCCATTGTTTAGCCCCTGATGGATCTCTCATCTCCAAATCCGCTCACTACGATCTCCAACTT GCGAGAGAAGAGATGTCAAAGGAGAGACAACGATACTTGGAATCATTA GCAATATACATTGAAGCAACTGCGATGGTAGAGGATTACCAGCAGGCCATTTCTGTGGCTAATCTTGGTGGTATGAGAGATGTCCAGGGTTTATACTCTCAATTGGGCTTGAAAAATCCTCCTCag GTTTATGAGGCTCTTGAGCATAGGATGGTTGTTGCAGAAGCAGCACAGAGATTGAGGCTTCCTCTCATCTCCAAAGACGGTGAGATTCACGAGGAGGAAATTGAAAAATGGAGTATAATGTCAAGAAGTTCTTTTGATAGCACAAGCACCAGCATTACATTAAGCTCGAGCTCAAACTCCGCTTATCAAACCAATGCATCTGCAATTGGAGCTGCTCCTGCAGCAAGCTGTGCTTCTACTACTAGTACAACTGATGCAACAGAACCAGATGTTGGTGGTGTTTCCAATCGGTTCCTTGGAATTACGCCTGCATATTTATGGCAAAGTCAACTACATCAGATGTCATCAGTG GACGTGGCAGAATACCAGAGATTGCTTTCACGGGAGATTGGTAGCCGGTTCGATGCTAAATGTGATAAGTTAGCTGATGCAGTTGCTATTGATGACATTG ATATATCTGCTGCCAATCAAAATTCAGCTGCCAGACTTCCAGAGAG GGTGAAGTTGATCACTGAGGAGattgagagagaagaagaagcatgGCGTGATGACCTATATTCATCTAACAGAAAATTTGCAGAATACTATAAC GTCTTGGAGCAGATCCTTGGTGTTCTTATTAAGCTTGTCAAAGATATAAAGTTGGACCATCAACATAAATAT GATGAACTACAAAAGACGTGGCTGTGCAAAAGATGTGAGACCATGAGGGCAAAATTAAG AGTTCTGGAACATGTTCTCCTACTTGATACTTATACCCCGGAAACTATTCCTGCCCTCCACAAAATAAG GAAGTATTTGATTGAAGCAACAGAAGAAGCATCACTTGCATATGAGAAAGCG GCTTCCCGCCTTCGTGAGTATCAAGGCGTTGATCCTCATTTTGACGAAATTGCTAGGCAGTACCATGACATTGTGAAG AAATTGGAGAGCATGCAGTGGACCATTAACCAAGTTGAAATGGACTTGAATCCTTTGCCTGCTCACTCCAGCACCTAA
- the LOC125862595 gene encoding CASP-like protein 2D1, which produces MGFDASHLKALDCTLRLFVIPLSIASIWLSVNNQQNNISYGKLEFTNFTGLKYMVGISAASGGYALFTAIALWVRGLVTKAWFFFVSDQLVAYLMVTSLAAIWEILYLAYNGDQMVSWSEACTSFGKFCSRLKLVLVLHAITLCCFLALAVISAYRVFSRFQPPSKDNEEEKEMH; this is translated from the exons ATGGGATTTGATGCATCACATCTTAAAGCCCTTGACTGTACACTAAGGTTGTTTGTCATTCCTTTGTCTATTGCCTCCATATGGCTTTCTGTCAACAATCAACAGAACAATATCAGTTATGGCAAGCTGGAATTCACCAATTTCACAGGACTCAA GTACATGGTGGGCATTAGTGCTGCATCAGGTGGATATGCTCTGTTTACTGCTATTGCTTTGTGGGTCAGGGGTTTAGTCACTAAAGCAtggtttttctttgtttctgaCCAG CTTGTAGCATACTTAATGGTTACATCATTGGCTGCAATATGGGAAATTCTTTACTTAGCCTACAATGGTGACCAAATGGTGTCATGGAGTGAAGCTTGCACTTCTTTTGGAAAATTCTGCAGTAGATTGAAGCTGGTTTTGGTTCTTCATGCCATCACCCTTTGTTGTTTTCTTGCTTTAGCTGTGATTTCAGCTTACAGAGTCTTCAGCAGATTTCAGCCTCCTAGTAAagacaatgaagaagaaaaggaaatgcACTAA
- the LOC125862594 gene encoding ATP synthase gamma chain, chloroplastic-like isoform X1: protein MASSLSFTSHLVNFPISDPKLTNRNPTFQSLKLPLPSIHCGIRELRQRIDTIKNIQKVTEAMKLVAAAKIRRAQEAVISTRPFAETLVDMLYNFTQQLQLEDVDIPLTEIRPVKKVALVVIAGERGLCGGFNNGIFKKAEARMAELTNLGIGYTLVSVGKKSNAYFRRKKGEFVDRFVEGESFPTAKEAQVIADDVFSLFISEEVDKVELLYTKFVSLIKSDPVIHTLLPLTSKGEVFDVNGRSVDVDEDEFFRLTTKGGKLTVVRDHLRVKKGGFLPNLEFEQDPAQILDALMPLYLNSQILRALQESFASELAARMNAMSSATDNAVELRRDLSIAYNRERQAKITGEILEIVAGADALT from the coding sequence ATGGCTTCTTCACTCTCTTTCACTTCTCATCTCGTCAACTTTCCCATTTCCGATCCTAAACTAACCAACAGAAACCCCACTTTCCAATCCCTGAAACTCCCCCTTCCTTCAATTCACTGCGGTATTCGTGAACTACGACAAAGAATCGACACAATCAAGAACATCCAAAAAGTTACAGAAGCAATGAAACTAGTTGCAGCCGCCAAGATTCGTCGAGCCCAAGAAGCAGTAATCAGTACTCGACCCTTTGCTGAAACCCTTGTTGATATGTTGTACAACTTCACCCAACAGCTTCAATTGGAAGATGTAGATATACCCTTAACAGAAATAAGACCAGTAAAGAAAGTTGCCCTTGTTGTTATTGCAGGTGAAAGAGGTCTTTGTGGAGGTTTTAACAATGGGATTTTCAAGAAAGCAGAGGCCCGGATGGCGGAATTGACAAATCTTGGAATTGGGTATACTTTGGTAAGTGTTGGCAAGAAGAGTAATGCTTATTTTCGTCGTAAGAAAGGGGAATTTGTTGATAGATTTGTTGAAGGTGAGAGTTTTCCGACTGCTAAAGAGGCTCAGGTTATAGCTGATGatgttttttctttgtttattagtGAAGAAGTTGATAAAGTAGAGCTTTTGTATACTAAATTTGTTTCGTTGATTAAATCTGATCCGGTGATTCATACTTTGCTCCCATTAACGTCGAAAGGAGAGGTTTTTGATGTGAATGGGAGAAGTGTTGATGTAGATGAAGATGAGTTTTTTAGGTTGACTACTAAGGGAGGGAAATTGACTGTGGTGAGGGATCATTTGAGGGTGAAAAAGGGGGGATTTTTGCCTAATTTAGAGTTTGAGCAAGATCCTGCTCAGATTCTTGATGCATTGATGCCTCTATATTTGAATAGCCAGATTTTGAGGGCACTGCAAGAGTCATTTGCAAGTGAGCTTGCAGCTAGGATGAATGCAATGAGTAGTGCAACGGATAATGCGGTTGAGTTGAGGAGGGACCTTTCTATTGCTTATAATCGGGAAAGGCAGGCGAAGATCACAGGTGAGATATTGGAAATTGTTGCTGGAGCAGATGCACTTACATAG
- the LOC125862594 gene encoding ATP synthase gamma chain, chloroplastic-like isoform X2: MASSLSFTSHLVNFPISDPKLTNRNPTFQSLKLPLPSIHCGIRELRQRIDTIKNIQKVTEAMKLVAAAKIRRAQEAVISTRPFAETLVDMLYNFTQQLQLEDVDIPLTEIRPVKKVALVVIAGERGLCGGFNNGIFKKAEARMAELTNLGIGYTLVSVGKKSNAYFRRKKGEFVDRFVEGESFPTAKEAQVIADDVFSLFISEEVDKVELLYTKFVSLIKSDPVIHTLLPLTSKGEVFDVNGRSVDVDEDEFFRLTTKGGKLTVVRDHLRVKKGGFLPNLEFEQDPAQILDALMPLYLNSQILRALQESFASELAARMNAMSSATDNAVELRRDLSIAYNRERQAKITGG; encoded by the exons ATGGCTTCTTCACTCTCTTTCACTTCTCATCTCGTCAACTTTCCCATTTCCGATCCTAAACTAACCAACAGAAACCCCACTTTCCAATCCCTGAAACTCCCCCTTCCTTCAATTCACTGCGGTATTCGTGAACTACGACAAAGAATCGACACAATCAAGAACATCCAAAAAGTTACAGAAGCAATGAAACTAGTTGCAGCCGCCAAGATTCGTCGAGCCCAAGAAGCAGTAATCAGTACTCGACCCTTTGCTGAAACCCTTGTTGATATGTTGTACAACTTCACCCAACAGCTTCAATTGGAAGATGTAGATATACCCTTAACAGAAATAAGACCAGTAAAGAAAGTTGCCCTTGTTGTTATTGCAGGTGAAAGAGGTCTTTGTGGAGGTTTTAACAATGGGATTTTCAAGAAAGCAGAGGCCCGGATGGCGGAATTGACAAATCTTGGAATTGGGTATACTTTGGTAAGTGTTGGCAAGAAGAGTAATGCTTATTTTCGTCGTAAGAAAGGGGAATTTGTTGATAGATTTGTTGAAGGTGAGAGTTTTCCGACTGCTAAAGAGGCTCAGGTTATAGCTGATGatgttttttctttgtttattagtGAAGAAGTTGATAAAGTAGAGCTTTTGTATACTAAATTTGTTTCGTTGATTAAATCTGATCCGGTGATTCATACTTTGCTCCCATTAACGTCGAAAGGAGAGGTTTTTGATGTGAATGGGAGAAGTGTTGATGTAGATGAAGATGAGTTTTTTAGGTTGACTACTAAGGGAGGGAAATTGACTGTGGTGAGGGATCATTTGAGGGTGAAAAAGGGGGGATTTTTGCCTAATTTAGAGTTTGAGCAAGATCCTGCTCAGATTCTTGATGCATTGATGCCTCTATATTTGAATAGCCAGATTTTGAGGGCACTGCAAGAGTCATTTGCAAGTGAGCTTGCAGCTAGGATGAATGCAATGAGTAGTGCAACGGATAATGCGGTTGAGTTGAGGAGGGACCTTTCTATTGCTTATAATCGGGAAAGGCAGGCGAAGATCACAG GAGGCTGA
- the LOC125863043 gene encoding AUGMIN subunit 4 isoform X2 produces MGRGLGSQNLPADVTQLIDQLDRHCLAPDGSLISKSAHYDLQLAREEMSKERQRYLESLAIYIEATAMVEDYQQAISVANLGGMRDVQGLYSQLGLKNPPQVYEALEHRMVVAEAAQRLRLPLISKDGEIHEEEIEKWSIMSRSSFDSTSTSITLSSSSNSAYQTNASAIGAAPAASCASTTSTTDATEPDVGGVSNRFLGITPAYLWQSQLHQMSSVDVAEYQRLLSREIGSRFDAKCDKLADAVAIDDIDISAANQNSAARLPERVKLITEEIEREEEAWRDDLYSSNRKFAEYYNVLEQILGVLIKLVKDIKLDHQHKYDELQKTWLCKRCETMRAKLRVLEHVLLLDTYTPETIPALHKIRKYLIEATEEASLAYEKAASRLREYQGVDPHFDEIARQYHDIVKKLESMQWTINQVEMDLNPLPAHSST; encoded by the exons ATGGGTAGAGGATTGGGTTCGCAAAACTTGCCGGCGGACGTCACACAGCTGATCGATCAGTTAGACCGCCATTGTTTAGCCCCTGATGGATCTCTCATCTCCAAATCCGCTCACTACGATCTCCAACTT GCGAGAGAAGAGATGTCAAAAGAGAGACAACGATACTTGGAATCCTTA GCAATATACATTGAAGCAACTGCGATGGTAGAGGATTACCAGCAGGCCATTTCTGTGGCTAATCTTGGTGGTATGAGAGATGTCCAGGGTTTATACTCTCAATTGGGCTTGAAAAATCCTCCTCag GTTTATGAGGCTCTTGAGCATAGGATGGTTGTTGCAGAAGCAGCACAGAGATTGAGGCTTCCTCTCATCTCCAAAGACGGTGAGATTCACGAGGAGGAAATTGAAAAATGGAGTATAATGTCAAGAAGTTCTTTTGATAGCACAAGCACCAGCATTACATTAAGCTCGAGCTCAAACTCCGCTTATCAAACCAATGCATCTGCAATTGGAGCTGCTCCTGCAGCAAGCTGTGCTTCTACTACTAGTACAACTGATGCAACAGAACCAGATGTTGGTGGTGTTTCCAATCGGTTCCTTGGAATTACGCCTGCATATTTATGGCAAAGTCAACTACATCAGATGTCATCAGTG GACGTGGCAGAATACCAGAGATTGCTTTCACGGGAGATTGGTAGCCGGTTCGATGCTAAATGTGATAAGTTAGCTGATGCAGTTGCTATTGATGACATTG ATATATCTGCTGCCAATCAAAATTCAGCTGCCAGACTTCCAGAGAG GGTGAAGTTGATCACTGAGGAGattgagagagaagaagaagcatgGCGTGATGACCTATATTCATCTAACAGAAAATTTGCAGAATACTATAAC GTCTTGGAGCAGATCCTTGGTGTTCTTATTAAGCTTGTCAAAGATATAAAGTTGGACCATCAACATAAATAT GATGAACTACAAAAGACGTGGCTGTGCAAAAGATGTGAGACCATGAGGGCAAAATTAAG AGTTCTGGAACATGTTCTCCTACTTGATACTTATACCCCGGAAACTATTCCTGCCCTCCACAAAATAAG GAAGTATTTGATTGAAGCAACAGAAGAAGCATCACTTGCATATGAGAAAGCG GCTTCCCGCCTTCGTGAGTATCAAGGCGTTGATCCTCATTTTGACGAAATTGCTAGGCAGTACCATGACATTGTGAAG AAATTGGAGAGCATGCAGTGGACCATTAACCAAGTTGAAATGGACTTGAATCCTTTGCCTGCTCACTCCAGCACCTAA
- the LOC125862593 gene encoding probable beta-1,3-galactosyltransferase 2 — protein MKNNTMSWKSKRGLKSVTSPNLTILLCIGCFCAGMFFTHRVWIVPEAKGISRTTQIDDQKGKDVKSESNYIPGDASRTHHAVQTLDTTISNLEMELAAARALQDSITSSAPITEDLDISELTKKRKYLMVIGINTAFSSRKRRDSVRATWMPQGDKLKKLEEEKGIVMRFVIGHSATSGGILDRAIEAEEKQHGDFLRLEHVEGYLELSAKTKSYFTTAISLWDADFYVKVDDDVHVNLGTLAATLATHRSKPRVYIGCMKSGPVLAQKGVRYHEPEHWKFGEDGNKYFRHATGQLYAISKDLATYISINRHILHKYANEDVTLGSWFIGLDVEHIDDRKMCCGTPPDCEWKAQTGNTCVASFDWSCSGICKSVDRIKEVHRRCGEGENALWSTVF, from the exons ATGAAGAATAATACAATGAGTTGGAAAAGCAAAAGAGGTTTAAAAAGTGTTACTTCTCCAAATTTGACAATTTTGCTCTGTATTGGTTGCTTTTGTGCTGGAATGTTCTTCACTCACAg AGTGTGGATAGTACCTGAAGCTAAAGGCATATCAAGGACAACACAGATTGATGATCAAAAG GGGAAGGATGTAAAAAGTGAGTCCAACTATATTCCTGGGGATGCTTCGAGGACGCATCATGCTGTACA AACCTTGGATACAACAATCTCGAATCTGGAGATGGAATTAGCTGCAGCAAGGGCATTACAGGATTCTATAACGAGTAGCGCTCCAATAACTGAAGATCTGGATATCTCTGAATTAaccaagaagagaaaatatctcATGGTCATAGGGATAAACACTGCCTTTAGTAGCCGAAAGAGAAGAGACTCAGTTCGTGCTACCTGGATGCCTCAAG GTGATAAGCTAAAGAAGCTTGAGGAGGAAAAGGGCATTGTGATGCGGTTTGTAATAGGACACAG TGCAACATCAGGTGGCATTCTTGATAGAGCAATTGAAGCAGAAGAGAAACAACATGGAGATTTCTTGAGGCTG GAACATGTTGAGGGATACCTTGAATTATCGGCCAAGACAAAGAGCTATTTTACTACTGCTATTTCTCTCTGGGATGCAGATTTCTATGTCAAAGTTGATGACGATGTGCATGTAAATTTAG GAACACTTGCAGCAACTCTAGCTACGCATCGTTCAAAGCCAAGGGTGTATATTGGTTGCATGAAATCTGGTCCTGTCCTTGCACAGAA GGGAGTTAGATATCATGAACCCGAGCATTGGAAATTTGGTGAGGACGGAAACAAGTATTTCCGACATGCAACAGGCCAGCTATATGCCATCTCAAAAGATTTAGCCACTTATATATCTATAAACCG GCATATTCTACATAAGTATGCTAATGAGGATGTCACGTTGGGATCATGGTTCATTGGATTGGATGTAGAACATATAGATGACCGTAAAATGTGTTGTGGAACTCCACCAG ATTGCGAGTGGAAAGCTCAAACCGGCAACACCTGTGTAGCTTCCTTTGATTGGAGCTGCAGTGGTATTTGCAAGTCTGTAGATAGGATTAAGGAGGTTCATCGACGTTGTGGGGAAGGCGAGAATGCTTTGTGGAGCACTGTCTTCTGA